The proteins below come from a single Larimichthys crocea isolate SSNF chromosome II, L_crocea_2.0, whole genome shotgun sequence genomic window:
- the bfsp2 gene encoding phakinin isoform X1 → MPLPRRRSSFLGQPSSERPAAASSRRISSATAAAPRGVFVGSASPMGGASCLGTRVSQRVLGISSVFLQGLRSSTAPVLPRAGHRAVGHGTTSASLNSSLMEYRDKVRALEDLNQQLEDQIRLSLDRKASSAGAWGPLRREWEDVYRQVSEAILDNARLILQTENVQANAKDFKDRYEDEQPFRKAVQEEISSLFKVIDDAELTKVELEEQMENMRAELRSLDQNHEQDVRVLYNQLAGREVDELDAPIETSLDQILAYIRSHWEKVTEKNRAESDVYLECKETQCGSRLSPEEEQVEALKAECNDTGCKIQSLQAETESIRALKRGLENSLSDARHWHGVELQNLGSVVSKLEAELGDVRSEIEQQRRNYDTLMSNKQRLEQEISMYHGILDGEESRFQPTEAPCPGLHPEPEGAAPDSRADFPRPPGPPGQ, encoded by the exons ATGCCTCTGCCCCGACGCCGCTCATCTTTCCTGGGACAGCCGTCCTCCGAGCGCCCCGCCGCCGCCTCCAGCAGGAGGATCAGCTCAGCCACCGCGGCCGCACCTCGTGGCGTCTTCGTGGGCTCTGCCTCTCCAATGGGCGGGGCGTCCTGCCTGGGGACACGAGTGTCCCAACGCGTCCTGGGCATCAGCAGCGTGTTCCTGCAGGGACTGAGGAGCAGCACGGCCCCGGTGCTGCCTCGCGCCGGGCATCGGGCGGTGGGTCACGGCACAACGTCAGCCAGTCTGAACAGCTCCCTGATGGAGTACAGAGACAAAGTGAGAGCTCTGGAAGACCTGAACCAGCAGCTGGAAGACCAGATCCGACTGAGTCTGGACCGCAAGGCATCCAGCGCCGGAGCTTGGGGACCCCTCAGGAGGGAGTGGGAGGACGTCtacagacag GTCAGTGAAGCCATCCTGGACAATGCTCGTCTGATCCTGCAGACGGAGAACGTTCAGGCCAACGCCAAGGACTTCAAGGACAG GTACGAGGACGAGCAGCCGTTCAGGAAGGCGGTGCAGGAAGAGATCAGCTCGCTGTTCAAAGTGATCGACGACGCAGAGCTGACGAAGGTGGAGCTTGAGGAGCAGATGGAGAACATGAGAGCTGAACTCCGTAGTCTGGATCAGAACCACGAGCAG GATGTGCGAGTCCTCTACAATCAGCTGGCAGGGCGTGAAGTGGACGAACTTGACGCTCCCATAGAGACCAGTCTGGACCAGATTCTGGCCTACATCAGGAGCCACTGGGAGAAGGTGACGGAGAAGAACCGAGCCGAGAGTGACGTCTACCTGGAGTGTAAG GAGACGCAGTGTGGGAGCAGACTGAGTCCTGaagaggagcaggtggaggcaCTGAAGGCCGAGTGTAACGACACCGGCTGTAAGATCCAGAGTCTGCAGGCAGAGACCGAGTCCATCAGGGCGCTG AAACGAGGTCTGGAGAACTCCCTGAGTGATGCCCGGCACTGGCACGGCGTGGAGCTGCAGAATCTGGGCTCAGTGGTGTCCAAACTGGAGGCAGAGCTGGGCGACGTGCGTAGTGAGATTGAACAGCAGCGCCGCAACTACGACACACTGATGAGCAACAAGCAGCgcctggagcaggagatcagcATGTACCATGGGATCCTGGACGGGGAGGAGAGCCGCTTCCAGCCCACCGAGGCACC GTGTCCAGGTCTGCATCCAGAGCCTGAGGGAGCTGCTCCAGACTCCAGGGCCGACTTTCCAAGACCTCCAGGACCTCCAGGACAGTGA
- the bfsp2 gene encoding phakinin isoform X2: MPLPRRRSSFLGQPSSERPAAASSRRISSATAAAPRGVFVGSASPMGGASCLGTRVSQRVLGISSVFLQGLRSSTAPVLPRAGHRAVGHGTTSASLNSSLMEYRDKVRALEDLNQQLEDQIRLSLDRKASSAGAWGPLRREWEDVYRQVSEAILDNARLILQTENVQANAKDFKDRYEDEQPFRKAVQEEISSLFKVIDDAELTKVELEEQMENMRAELRSLDQNHEQDVRVLYNQLAGREVDELDAPIETSLDQILAYIRSHWEKVTEKNRAESDVYLECKETQCGSRLSPEEEQVEALKAECNDTGCKIQSLQAETESIRALKRGLENSLSDARHWHGVELQNLGSVVSKLEAELGDVRSEIEQQRRNYDTLMSNKQRLEQEISMYHGILDGEESRFQPTEAPSASRA; encoded by the exons ATGCCTCTGCCCCGACGCCGCTCATCTTTCCTGGGACAGCCGTCCTCCGAGCGCCCCGCCGCCGCCTCCAGCAGGAGGATCAGCTCAGCCACCGCGGCCGCACCTCGTGGCGTCTTCGTGGGCTCTGCCTCTCCAATGGGCGGGGCGTCCTGCCTGGGGACACGAGTGTCCCAACGCGTCCTGGGCATCAGCAGCGTGTTCCTGCAGGGACTGAGGAGCAGCACGGCCCCGGTGCTGCCTCGCGCCGGGCATCGGGCGGTGGGTCACGGCACAACGTCAGCCAGTCTGAACAGCTCCCTGATGGAGTACAGAGACAAAGTGAGAGCTCTGGAAGACCTGAACCAGCAGCTGGAAGACCAGATCCGACTGAGTCTGGACCGCAAGGCATCCAGCGCCGGAGCTTGGGGACCCCTCAGGAGGGAGTGGGAGGACGTCtacagacag GTCAGTGAAGCCATCCTGGACAATGCTCGTCTGATCCTGCAGACGGAGAACGTTCAGGCCAACGCCAAGGACTTCAAGGACAG GTACGAGGACGAGCAGCCGTTCAGGAAGGCGGTGCAGGAAGAGATCAGCTCGCTGTTCAAAGTGATCGACGACGCAGAGCTGACGAAGGTGGAGCTTGAGGAGCAGATGGAGAACATGAGAGCTGAACTCCGTAGTCTGGATCAGAACCACGAGCAG GATGTGCGAGTCCTCTACAATCAGCTGGCAGGGCGTGAAGTGGACGAACTTGACGCTCCCATAGAGACCAGTCTGGACCAGATTCTGGCCTACATCAGGAGCCACTGGGAGAAGGTGACGGAGAAGAACCGAGCCGAGAGTGACGTCTACCTGGAGTGTAAG GAGACGCAGTGTGGGAGCAGACTGAGTCCTGaagaggagcaggtggaggcaCTGAAGGCCGAGTGTAACGACACCGGCTGTAAGATCCAGAGTCTGCAGGCAGAGACCGAGTCCATCAGGGCGCTG AAACGAGGTCTGGAGAACTCCCTGAGTGATGCCCGGCACTGGCACGGCGTGGAGCTGCAGAATCTGGGCTCAGTGGTGTCCAAACTGGAGGCAGAGCTGGGCGACGTGCGTAGTGAGATTGAACAGCAGCGCCGCAACTACGACACACTGATGAGCAACAAGCAGCgcctggagcaggagatcagcATGTACCATGGGATCCTGGACGGGGAGGAGAGCCGCTTCCAGCCCACCGAGGCACC GTCTGCATCCAGAGCCTGA